The following is a genomic window from Acidobacteriota bacterium.
CGCTCGACAACGGATCTTCCTCACCACGAACGGATCGAGGACACGGTCTTTCGCCGAGCGGTCGACCTTCTCGATGAGGGCGACGTCGACGGCTTGCGCGGTCACCTGGCGAGCCATCCCGATCTGGTCCGTCAACGAATCGTCTTCGAGGGCGGTAACTACTTCCGCGATCCGACGCTGCTCGAGTTCGTCGCGGAGAACCCGGTGCGTCACGACGCGCTGCCGCCGAACATCGTCGAGGTCGCCCGGACGATTCTCGACGCAGGTGCGCGGTTGGAGCGGCGGAGCATCGACTCGACCCTCGGGCTCGTCTGCTCCGGTCGGGTGCCGCGCGAGTGCGGAGTGCAGGTTCCGCTCATCGACCTTCTATGCGACGCCGGCGCCGACCCCGAGGGCGCCATGGCGGCGGCCCTTGGACACGGGGAGTTCGAGGCGGTGGACGCGTTGATCCGCCGAGGGGCAAAGGTCGACCTGGCCGCGGCGGCCGCGATGGGTCGCCTCGACGACGTGCGCCGGGCGCTATCAGCCGCCGGCGCGGCGCTTCGACATCGAGCGCTCGCCTGGGCGGCGCAGTTCGGACACGCCGAGATCGTCCGAATGCTTCTCGACGCCGGTGAAGACCCGAATCGGTACAATCCGGAAGGGGCCCACTCGCACTCAACGCCGCTGCACCAGGCCGCGCTGGCCGGCCACATGGATGTCGTCCGGCTGCTGGTCGAGAGAGGAGCCCGGCTCGACATCGAGGACAGCCACCACCAGGGGACTCCCCTCGGTTGGGCCGAGCACGCCGGGCGCACCGAGGTGGCCGACTACCTGCGGGGCCGGGGCGACATCGCATGAACGAGCGAAGACCGTGAGATGATCATCCCCGAGCGCAGCGCGTGGCTCGAGGAGCTGCCCGACACGATTCGCCGGTTGCAGGACAGGTGGTCGCTCACGCTCGCGAAACCGTTCGACGGCGACGAGGTGAGCTGCTCGTGGGTCGCGCTCGCCCTCCGCCGCGACGGCTCCCCCGCCGTTCTCAAGCTGGGGATGCCGCACATGGAGGCGACGCACGAGATCGAGGCGCTTCGACTCCTGGACGGCAACCCGACGGCGCGCCTGCTCGAAAGCGACGCACTCCTCAACGCGATGCTCCTGGAGCGGTGCGACCCCGGAACTCCGCTGCGCGAGCTGCCGGAGCCGGAGCAGGACGTCGTCCTCGCCGGGCTGCTCCGCCGCCTCTGGCGCACTCCTCCATCCCCGCGCGTCTTCCGCCCGCTCGCCTCGATGCTCGCTCATTGGGCCGGCGAGACGAACGCCGCCGCCCCTCGATGGCCCGACGTCGGGCTGGTCCGGGAGGGACTGCGCCTCTTCGACGAGCTGTCGCGGCCGTCGGCCGGCGACGTGCTGCTGGCGACCGATCTGCACGCGGGGAACGTCCTTCGCGCGCGGCGGGAGCCGTGGCTCGTGATCGACCCCAAGCCCTTCGTCGGTGATCGCGCCTACGACGCGACACAGCATCTCCTCAACTGCAAGAGGCGGGTCCTCGCGGATCCCGACGCGACGGTCCGCCGCTTCGCGGATCTCCTCGAAGTCGACGCCGGGCGCGTCCGTCTCTGGATGTTCGCCCGCGCCGCCGCGGGACCTCGTCACACCTGGAACGAGGAGTCGATGTCCGTCGCGAGAGCGCTGGCGTGAGAACCGCGCCGCTTGCGCGGGGCGCCGGAAAGTCCGAGAGTGATGGATGAAAGGTCTCGCGAGAGCGCATGTGAGCGCCCATGTCACAGAAGGAGGAGCTATGCGAAGGAACATCGGCGTCGCGATGGCGACACTCGTCCTGTCGTGCGCGATTGTCGCGTGCACCGTCGGGAATGCCGCGAGCGACATGCCCCGAGGTGTCGACGAGAGCCAGTGGAGGCCGCTCGGTCAGGACCTCGGCCTCGTCGTGCAGGGGATCGAGGCGGGGAGGATGAAGGGGTACCTCATGTGCAAGGTCAACGGCCGCTGGGTGCCGCTGTCCCTTCAGAACACGGCCGTCGTCGTCCCGGCCCAGTGAGCCGGGTGGCTCCGGGCGGCGACGTTCGGCGGCGACAGGATGATTGAGAGCCGGCCGAGCCGAACCGCCGAGCGCGTGGCGATGCGGCGCGCCGCCCATCAGCTGCTGGACGCGCCGCGCGTGCACGACGATCCCCTGGCGCTCGCCATCCTGGGAGAGGCGACAGCCGCCGCCCTGCGAGCGGATCCGCGGCGCCTCGAGGGGGGTCGCGTCGACGCGGTACTCCGCGCATTCCTCGCCGTGCGGAGCCGATGGGCGGAGGACGCGCTCGCGCAGGCCGTGGCGAGAGGGGTGAGACAGTACGTGGTGCTGGGGGCCGGCCTCGACACGTTCGCCGCGCAGGGGGGGCGGCGTGGTCCTCGACTACGCGGTCCCTAAGGCGTCGCTGGCGCCGCCTCAGCGGGCTGCCTTCGAGGCGCTGGCCGCGCGCGTGGCGGCGGCCGGTGAGCCCTTTCGGAGCTTCTTCGAGCCCGAATCCCTGATTGCCGCGATGCGCACCCT
Proteins encoded in this region:
- a CDS encoding ankyrin repeat domain-containing protein, translating into MRGHLASHPDLVRQRIVFEGGNYFRDPTLLEFVAENPVRHDALPPNIVEVARTILDAGARLERRSIDSTLGLVCSGRVPRECGVQVPLIDLLCDAGADPEGAMAAALGHGEFEAVDALIRRGAKVDLAAAAAMGRLDDVRRALSAAGAALRHRALAWAAQFGHAEIVRMLLDAGEDPNRYNPEGAHSHSTPLHQAALAGHMDVVRLLVERGARLDIEDSHHQGTPLGWAEHAGRTEVADYLRGRGDIA